One region of Brachyhypopomus gauderio isolate BG-103 chromosome 9, BGAUD_0.2, whole genome shotgun sequence genomic DNA includes:
- the clvs2 gene encoding clavesin-2: MTHLQAGLSPETLEKAKVELKENPDTLHQDIQEVRDMIITRPDIGFLRTDDAFILRFLRARKFNHFEAFRLLAQYFEYRQQNLDMFKNLKATDPGIKQALKDGFPGVLSNLDRYGRKILVLFAANWDQSRYTFVDILRAILLSLEAMIEDPELQVNGFVLIIDWSNFTFKQASKLTPSMLRLAIEGLQDSFPARFGGIHFVNQPWYIHALYTVIRPFLKDKTRKRIFMHGNNLNSLHQLIVPEILPSELGGMLPPYDMGTWARTLLDHAYDEETDYCPESYTLSVKDLEKDLSPKSMKRSQSVVEPGVLKRAEKVKSEEDNTQPLLSLD, translated from the exons ATGACTCATTTGCAGGCAGGCCTTTCTCCAGAAACACTGGAAAAGGCCAAGGTGGAGCTGAAGGAGAACCCCGACACTTTACATCAGGACATACAGGAGGTTAGGGACATGATCATCACTCGTCCAGACATTGGCTTTCTCAGGACAGACGACGCCTTCATCCTCCGCTTTCTCAGAGCGCGGAAATTTAACCATTTCGAGGCTTTCCGTCTCTTGGCCCAATATTTCGAGTACAGACAACAGAACCTGGATATGTTCAAAAACTTAAAGGCTACCGACCCGGGCATCAAACAGGCTCTGAAGGACGGATTTCCAGGAGTTCTGTCGAACTTGGATAGATACGGCAGGAAAATACTGGTTCTGTTCGCTGCGAACTGGGATCAAAGCAG ATACACATTTGTGGACATACTGCGGGCAATTTTGTTGTCACTGGAAGCGATGATTGAAGACCCGGAACTGCAAGTCAATGGTTTTGTGCTGATCATCGACTGGAGTAACTTCACGTTCAAGCAGGCTTCCAAACTCACACCAAGCATGTTGAGGCTGGCCATCGAAGGCCTACAG GATAGCTTTCCAGCAAGGTTTGGAGGGATTCATTTTGTTAACCAGCCCTGGTACATCCATGCTCTCTACACGGTCATCCGGCCCTTCCTGAAGGACAAAACAAGAAAAAGG ATCTTCATGCATGGGAACAACCTGAACAGCCTACACCAGCTGATCGTGCCCGAGATCCTGCCCTCGGAGCTGGGGGGCATGCTGCCACCCTACGACATGGGCACGTGGGCCCGGACACTGCTGGACCACGCCTACGACGAGGAGACGGACTACTGCCCCGAGTCCTACACCCTCTCGGTCAAAGACCTGGAGAAAGATCTCTCTCCCAAATCAATGAAGAG GTCCCAGTCGGTGGTGGAGCCCGGAGTGCTGAAACGGGCCGAGAAGGTGAAGAGCGAGGAGGACAACACGCAGCCGCTACTCTCGCTGGACTAA